Proteins from a genomic interval of Bifidobacterium longum subsp. infantis ATCC 15697 = JCM 1222 = DSM 20088:
- a CDS encoding ABC transporter ATP-binding protein produces MAEVAMAEKTQEKTVDERPVVLKVDHVAKMFRLPTEQATGLKMAFLNWTKGIKGYTEQHVLRDINFEVQQGDFFGIVGRNGSGKSTLLKIISQIYTPEQGSVTVKGKLVPFIELGVGFNPELTGRENVYLNGALLGFTRTEIDAMYDDIVEFAELEDFMDQKLKNYSSGMQVRLAFSVAIKAQGDILVLDEVLAVGDEAFQRKCDDFFTKIKRDPTKTVILVTHSMDAVKRYCNKAILIKDGNIIASGDKDSVADQYTLENIRSDQKHSRPKKNEHPEGLNDRVPTFRFIPVSPTVANCSDTFKFDIEYEYNDDDGYIAIAMNDIKRGGIPYDSGQKNLKVQKGHHILHMDMPLALFNNGEFRLVGSFRTENLEDDKRTDMIAYTNDDNSLLFAVRDKANTRDYALLNDRAMRMHLISYDD; encoded by the coding sequence ATGGCTGAAGTTGCAATGGCTGAGAAGACGCAGGAGAAAACCGTGGACGAACGTCCTGTGGTGCTCAAGGTCGACCATGTGGCCAAGATGTTCCGTTTACCCACCGAGCAGGCGACCGGCCTGAAGATGGCGTTTCTGAATTGGACGAAGGGCATCAAAGGCTATACCGAGCAACATGTGCTGCGCGATATCAATTTCGAGGTGCAGCAGGGCGACTTTTTCGGCATTGTTGGGCGTAACGGATCCGGAAAGTCCACACTGTTGAAGATTATTTCTCAGATTTACACTCCGGAGCAGGGGTCCGTCACCGTCAAGGGCAAGCTGGTCCCGTTCATTGAACTTGGCGTGGGATTCAACCCTGAGCTGACCGGCCGTGAAAATGTGTATCTGAATGGCGCGTTGCTCGGCTTCACCCGCACGGAAATCGATGCCATGTACGATGACATCGTGGAATTCGCCGAGCTTGAGGATTTCATGGATCAGAAGCTCAAGAACTATTCTTCCGGCATGCAGGTCCGTCTCGCTTTCTCCGTAGCCATTAAGGCACAAGGTGACATTCTGGTACTCGACGAAGTGCTCGCCGTCGGCGATGAGGCGTTCCAGCGCAAATGCGATGATTTCTTCACTAAAATCAAGAGGGATCCGACAAAAACTGTTATTTTGGTCACGCATTCCATGGACGCAGTGAAACGTTATTGCAATAAAGCTATCTTAATCAAAGATGGCAATATCATTGCTTCAGGAGATAAAGACTCAGTTGCTGATCAATACACTCTCGAAAACATCAGAAGTGACCAAAAGCACAGTCGTCCGAAAAAGAATGAACATCCAGAAGGACTCAACGACCGTGTCCCCACATTCCGATTCATTCCGGTTTCACCAACTGTTGCTAATTGTTCTGATACTTTCAAATTCGACATTGAATACGAATACAATGACGATGACGGCTACATCGCAATTGCAATGAACGATATTAAACGTGGCGGAATCCCCTATGATTCAGGTCAGAAGAACCTCAAAGTTCAGAAGGGTCATCATATTTTACACATGGATATGCCCCTCGCTTTGTTTAATAACGGCGAATTTCGTCTTGTAGGTTCTTTCCGTACTGAGAACTTAGAAGATGATAAGCGAACGGATATGATTGCTTATACTAATGACGATAATTCTTTGCTTTTCGCTGTCAGAGATAAAGCTAATACGAGAGATTATGCCTTGTTGAATGACCGTGCCATGCGAATGCATCTCATTTCTTATGACGATTAA
- a CDS encoding ABC transporter permease, producing the protein MKDFFESLKKRYHYAMVVFKELVKTDFQLRYQGSFLGMVWSVLKPLMLFAVMYVVFVKFLKFSDGTPTFPISLLCGTCLWSFFSESTSMGMQSIVGRGDLLRKVHFPNYIIVASTTMGSMISLGINLCVVLLFGFFAHAHYTWRVLLVPFNIIQLYCLGLGVALLLASLFVYFRDVAHIWEVVLQAMFYATPIIYPISMVANNPEFAWAGKLLMLNPSTQIIMDIRHNLLSPEYVPTVWTMVDNRLLCLLPYALSVFILCLGIHVFRKYSSKFAEVL; encoded by the coding sequence GTGAAAGATTTTTTTGAGAGCCTCAAGAAGAGGTACCACTACGCGATGGTGGTTTTCAAGGAACTGGTGAAGACCGACTTCCAGCTGCGCTATCAGGGATCATTCCTGGGCATGGTATGGTCCGTGCTGAAGCCGTTGATGTTGTTCGCCGTGATGTATGTGGTGTTCGTGAAGTTCCTGAAGTTCTCGGATGGCACCCCAACCTTCCCGATTTCATTGCTATGCGGTACCTGTTTGTGGAGCTTCTTCTCCGAATCAACCAGCATGGGCATGCAATCCATCGTTGGACGTGGTGATCTGCTACGCAAAGTACACTTCCCGAATTACATCATCGTGGCGTCCACCACGATGGGTTCTATGATTTCGTTGGGCATCAACCTATGCGTGGTGCTCCTGTTCGGCTTCTTCGCCCATGCGCACTACACCTGGCGCGTGTTGCTCGTGCCGTTCAACATCATTCAGCTGTATTGCTTAGGATTGGGCGTGGCATTGCTGCTCGCCTCGCTGTTCGTGTACTTCCGTGATGTGGCGCATATATGGGAGGTCGTGCTGCAAGCCATGTTCTACGCCACGCCTATAATTTACCCGATTTCGATGGTGGCCAATAATCCGGAGTTCGCATGGGCTGGTAAATTGCTCATGCTGAATCCTTCCACACAGATAATCATGGATATTCGTCACAATCTGCTTTCCCCGGAATACGTGCCAACAGTGTGGACCATGGTCGATAACAGGCTGCTGTGCCTGCTGCCATATGCGTTGTCTGTTTTTATTTTGTGCCTAGGTATTCATGTGTTCCGCAAGTACAGCTCCAAGTTCGCGGAGGTGCTCTGA
- a CDS encoding DUF4422 domain-containing protein, whose protein sequence is MVLTAEQHHSNIRIFVSAHKQATFPKGESILPMQVGAAHATTRFPNTLHDDEGENISAENPRYCELTAQYWAWKNEDADYYGFCHYRRYFDFTDTPHKENDYGEIIDSYIDSRTIAEYGINDKAIAHAVDGWDIITTPLNDVRRIGGFSNLKQHWDADEHLRLNDLRHMYDILCERHPDYKMDADAVLNGRTAAFCNMFIMRKEIFFEYNEWLFPLLDEFAMTTDFSKMDMQTTRTVGHLSERLLNIFIAHKQRTGADWKIKRLQCVHFLHPEPNAILEPVGQERGRVVPVVFAADNNYVPMLTTTIYSMLKNASTNRMYDVIVLERNITDENKRYMRQFFARFSNALIRFFDVNRYLAGFNLTTSNAHISIETYYRFIIQEALPFYSKLLYLDCDLVVNGDITELFDTELGSNAIAAVPDIDFIGNLNMKNGERAEYVHKQLHMRDAYGYFQAGVLVMNLDRMRKIHTVHEWLEIASRPGYIYNDQDILNVECEGLVTYLDYSWNVMHNCAGRIAGVFDFAPASMYKAYMQSRNTPKIVHYAGFDKPWENPWCDFAPLYWSYACETPFAAQMVAAMSGVERPAPPEHHERAIAEDSPMRKYVDVLAPVGSKQRELLKVIARKAQGKR, encoded by the coding sequence ATGGTTCTCACAGCGGAACAGCACCATTCGAACATCCGAATCTTCGTGTCGGCACATAAGCAGGCCACGTTTCCCAAGGGGGAGAGCATTCTTCCGATGCAGGTAGGCGCCGCTCACGCCACGACCCGTTTCCCGAACACCTTGCATGACGATGAAGGCGAGAACATCTCTGCCGAAAATCCGCGGTATTGCGAGCTGACCGCGCAATACTGGGCTTGGAAGAACGAAGATGCCGATTATTACGGTTTCTGCCACTATCGTAGATATTTCGATTTCACGGATACCCCACATAAGGAAAACGATTACGGCGAAATCATTGACTCATATATTGATAGTCGCACGATTGCCGAATATGGCATCAACGACAAGGCGATCGCACATGCAGTGGACGGATGGGACATCATCACCACACCATTGAACGATGTTCGTCGTATCGGCGGATTTTCAAACCTTAAACAGCATTGGGACGCCGACGAGCATCTGCGGCTGAATGACTTACGCCATATGTACGACATTCTGTGCGAGCGGCATCCCGATTACAAGATGGATGCCGATGCCGTACTCAACGGCCGCACCGCAGCATTCTGCAATATGTTCATCATGAGGAAAGAAATCTTCTTCGAATACAACGAGTGGCTATTCCCATTGCTTGACGAATTCGCAATGACCACCGACTTCAGCAAGATGGACATGCAGACCACGCGCACCGTCGGCCATCTCTCCGAACGGCTTTTGAACATCTTTATCGCACACAAGCAGCGCACCGGCGCAGACTGGAAAATCAAACGACTGCAATGCGTGCATTTTCTGCATCCAGAGCCGAACGCGATACTGGAACCGGTAGGGCAGGAGCGTGGACGTGTGGTGCCGGTGGTGTTCGCCGCGGACAACAATTACGTCCCGATGCTCACCACCACCATCTATTCAATGCTGAAGAACGCTTCCACGAATCGTATGTATGACGTGATCGTACTAGAACGAAACATAACCGACGAGAACAAGCGCTACATGCGGCAGTTCTTTGCAAGGTTCTCGAATGCCCTGATTCGTTTCTTCGACGTGAACCGCTATCTCGCCGGATTCAATCTCACTACCAGCAATGCGCACATCAGCATTGAAACATATTATCGTTTCATCATTCAAGAAGCGTTGCCATTCTACTCGAAGCTGCTGTATCTGGACTGTGACCTGGTGGTCAATGGCGATATCACCGAACTATTCGATACCGAACTCGGAAGCAACGCTATCGCTGCAGTACCAGATATTGATTTCATTGGAAATCTCAACATGAAGAACGGTGAGCGTGCTGAATACGTTCATAAACAGTTGCACATGCGTGACGCATATGGCTACTTCCAAGCCGGTGTATTGGTAATGAATCTCGACCGCATGCGCAAGATTCACACAGTGCACGAATGGCTAGAAATCGCTTCCAGACCGGGATACATATACAATGATCAAGACATTCTTAACGTAGAGTGTGAAGGTCTTGTCACATATTTGGATTATTCGTGGAACGTGATGCACAATTGTGCAGGCCGCATTGCTGGAGTGTTCGATTTCGCACCTGCCTCCATGTACAAGGCGTATATGCAATCACGTAATACGCCAAAAATTGTGCACTACGCGGGCTTTGATAAACCATGGGAAAATCCATGGTGCGATTTCGCACCGCTGTACTGGAGCTATGCGTGTGAAACGCCATTCGCGGCACAAATGGTTGCCGCAATGAGCGGCGTGGAACGCCCCGCCCCACCAGAACACCACGAACGCGCAATTGCCGAAGACAGCCCTATGCGCAAGTATGTGGATGTGCTGGCTCCGGTCGGCTCCAAACAACGAGAACTGCTGAAAGTGATAGCGCGCAAGGCGCAGGGCAAACGGTGA